A window from Pseudomonas moraviensis encodes these proteins:
- a CDS encoding DUF5064 family protein: MAQFEPGHLHIERHALTDDDVNYNVHLDYEVFTDPQKGKGIQFTLHGSMQGKDMKETFFLPKEEAYNFARDVTRIAEKYGIPKTHSQIGSVHKHYDLMFEDIRQKLNMQSGDPVNLEHFE, translated from the coding sequence ATGGCCCAATTCGAACCCGGTCATCTGCATATCGAGCGGCACGCGTTGACCGACGATGACGTCAATTACAACGTGCATCTGGACTATGAAGTGTTCACCGATCCGCAGAAAGGCAAAGGGATTCAGTTCACCCTGCATGGCAGCATGCAGGGCAAGGACATGAAGGAAACGTTTTTCCTGCCCAAGGAGGAGGCCTACAACTTCGCCCGTGACGTGACCCGGATCGCCGAGAAGTACGGAATCCCCAAGACCCACAGCCAGATCGGCTCGGTGCACAAGCATTACGACCTGATGTTCGAAGACATTCGGCAGAAGTTGAATATGCAGTCAGGGGATCCGGTCAATCTCGAGCATTTCGAATAA